A single genomic interval of Chryseobacterium paludis harbors:
- a CDS encoding Crp/Fnr family transcriptional regulator translates to MIPEELLKKYNGKIEQYDSGDFVYEENTVCQNYFQIISGKIKLNNYSEDGKEFIQNIFEAPQCFGEVLLFVNERYPSNAITLTDTVIIKLSVQKFFKLLNDHPEYAVEINKNLSKRLYYKMIMSQHLFSKDPNIRLTVLMDYFKNSNHIKENSEDGYLIPLTRQQMANLTGLRVETVIRTIKLMEKNNLLKIKKRQIYY, encoded by the coding sequence ATGATTCCTGAAGAACTTTTAAAAAAATATAATGGCAAGATAGAACAATATGACAGTGGAGATTTTGTATATGAAGAAAATACAGTGTGTCAGAACTACTTTCAGATAATATCAGGAAAAATCAAGCTTAACAACTACAGTGAAGATGGCAAAGAGTTTATCCAGAATATCTTTGAAGCGCCCCAATGTTTTGGTGAGGTTTTGCTTTTTGTAAACGAACGATATCCTTCAAATGCTATTACTTTAACCGATACTGTGATTATAAAACTTTCCGTTCAAAAATTCTTTAAATTATTGAATGACCATCCGGAATATGCAGTAGAAATTAACAAAAATCTTTCAAAGAGGCTATATTATAAAATGATCATGTCCCAGCATCTATTTTCTAAAGACCCTAATATAAGACTCACAGTTTTAATGGATTATTTTAAGAACAGCAATCATATAAAAGAAAATTCGGAGGATGGATATCTGATTCCCTTAACACGTCAGCAAATGGCCAATCTTACCGGTTTAAGGGTAGAAACTGTTATTCGGACCATTAAATTAATGGAGAAGAACAATCTGCTTAAAATAAAAAAACGGCAAATCTACTATTAA
- a CDS encoding NUMOD4 domain-containing protein encodes MNLPLEIEDWYIKEVIYNTSLENLPGEEWKSIENFENYAVSSYGRVKSLEHWITSLNGRKWKASERMMKLQFMKFFNKYPDDQFYNVICVLSSKGKKTRKSVPRLVYYYFVEKFDLNDSHFIISFKDDNRFNLNAKNLEKLSFNKTRFKESHKDSAKNSKTYYKRPVNQYTTEGDLVTTFENIDAASNTLGIGRRNIQAVLNKERLTAGGFRWFFKDYSPKKEDFIISKENKSVTSKVFNKPLWEKLGKPPIDENDPPACMNLSLDNLPGEHWKPIPGLENGYVISNKGRVKRLSGWTTSKNKSFWKEQIMSLNIRIKAGRNKPYFYIRVNHKEHMTMLMISRLLYYCFVEEFDMNDKNLIMVNQSEPLWNLDITKLRLRPRISGSKEKENI; translated from the coding sequence ATGAACTTACCCCTTGAAATAGAAGATTGGTACATAAAAGAAGTTATTTACAATACTTCTTTAGAAAACCTTCCAGGAGAGGAATGGAAGTCGATTGAAAATTTCGAGAACTATGCGGTTTCCAGCTATGGGCGGGTGAAAAGTCTTGAGCATTGGATTACATCACTAAACGGTAGGAAATGGAAAGCATCTGAACGTATGATGAAGTTACAATTCATGAAATTTTTCAATAAATATCCTGATGATCAGTTTTATAATGTCATCTGTGTATTATCATCAAAAGGAAAAAAAACCAGAAAGTCCGTCCCCCGGTTGGTTTATTATTATTTTGTCGAAAAATTTGATCTAAATGACAGTCACTTTATTATTTCATTTAAAGACGATAATAGATTTAATTTAAACGCTAAAAATTTAGAGAAGCTCTCCTTTAATAAGACGCGTTTTAAAGAATCCCACAAGGACAGCGCTAAAAACAGTAAAACCTATTATAAGAGACCTGTGAACCAGTACACAACAGAAGGTGATCTGGTAACTACATTTGAAAACATTGACGCAGCAAGCAATACCCTTGGTATTGGTCGCAGAAATATTCAAGCAGTACTAAACAAAGAGCGCCTGACTGCAGGAGGATTCCGATGGTTCTTTAAAGATTACAGCCCTAAAAAAGAAGATTTTATAATTTCTAAAGAAAATAAATCAGTTACAAGTAAAGTGTTTAACAAGCCTCTTTGGGAAAAGCTGGGCAAACCTCCAATTGATGAGAACGATCCTCCCGCATGCATGAACCTGTCACTTGATAACCTCCCTGGTGAACATTGGAAACCGATACCTGGCCTTGAAAACGGGTATGTCATTTCAAACAAAGGAAGGGTAAAACGGCTTAGTGGCTGGACGACAAGCAAAAATAAAAGTTTTTGGAAAGAACAAATTATGTCCCTTAATATAAGAATTAAGGCTGGTAGAAATAAACCTTATTTTTATATTCGTGTAAATCACAAAGAGCATATGACAATGCTAATGATTTCAAGGTTACTTTATTACTGTTTTGTTGAAGAATTTGACATGAATGATAAAAACCTCATCATGGTTAATCAAAGTGAACCGTTGTGGAATCTCGATATCACGAAACTCAGATTACGCCCGAGAATTTCAGGGTCAAAAGAAAAAGAAAACATATAA